CGGTTTTGCGAATAATGGCGCTTTTATCAAGGAGGATAAATGATGAGTAATAACAAAATGTTAGCCAAAGGAGTTTATTTGTTTTCAACACAATTTGGATTTAATTTTGATAGTAATAAAAAAAGAATATATAAAAATTGGCATTCAAATCCCAAAATTGTAACCCTTGGAAGTGATAGAAAGAATAATGGTGTAGATAACATTCGCCCTGTTCCACTTACCCCCTTAATAGCCAATATAAAAGAGTTAAGTGAACGAGTAGAAGAGCGAGAAACCAATGGCATTTGGGGAACAGATAAACATGGACTGATCCATGCACTTGATACTGGTGTACAAGCGATTGCTGAAAGTGGTGATTTTGAATACCTTCAGCATAAAAGTGTGGTCAACCATTTAGATGATGGCGAGTATTCATTGTGTTTTCCGCCGTTAGCCATTTTAAGTCGTTTGGCGATTAGTAAAACCTCGGCAATAGAGATAGCAAAAGAGTTATACCGTTATTCTTCTATGATAGACAAAGATAAAGACAATGAAGTGACATTTTCTTTAACTGAGATAGGGATAGAGCAACTAGCCAAGCCATTTGAGCCATCATCAAATGGGGCGTTATCTCAGGAACAGAAAGAGTATAACCAATGGCATGAAGAGATATCTAAAAAAGGAGAGTCTTTAAAAGGGTTTTTATTACCATCACAAGCGATTTGTAGTGTTGTTTTTTCAAGCGATGTGTATACAAATGCACGAGTTACTATTTCTAGATTTATTCGAGAAGATAATCAAAGTATTTGGAAACCTATTGCGGAAGATATACCTGTTTTAGCACCTAAAAAGGGTGTTGTTACACTTCCAAGTGCACTTATCAATGTTAACCCTGAATCCTTCGAAGAAGGGTATTACAGTATTAAAGTAACTTTTGACCCTCGTAACTTTGAAAACCAAATAATTCCAGAGTACATCCAAAATAGTAATATCGACAAAATTAAATTTGGTTTCTTAGATGGCTACCAATACGAACTCCGAGAATACATACGTTTTGATAATTACATACCATTAGGAAAAATGGCCATTGTGTGTGGGGATATGATCTCCCTTGAAGAATCTTTAATCTGCCAATTTCCACAATATCTTTCGCATCTTACTGCGCATTTAAAAGGAAAAGCAACTAATACAAAAGCCCTTGAAAGCCCTGCTTTAACTAGCCTCGCGGTATTAACCGGAGCTAACAAAGTAAGCATGATGCTTGGTATGGATTTGTTGGCGGATGGCTTAACGCCACAACTAGATAATGGCCCAACAGCAATGGTAAATAATATTGCCAAGCTGTATTGGGAAGAAATAAAAAATAAGAATTTACCAACAGCAATGCAAGCCACGGGAGAAATTTTATTTGGTTTGCAATCAATGGGGGAAGGGCTTGGTAAATTAAAAGAGCTAACCGCATTACAAGCAGGTAGTGCTACTTATCGTGCTGAATTTGGTGCATCTGCATTATTTAAATCCACCATTTTTGATAAAGAGAAGTACGGTAAATTTACCGAATACCTCGCTAAAGCCAACCAAGAATTTAAAGATGGAAAATACAAAGCCGCAGTTGGACGATTATCAAAAACATGGTTGCAAGGTGCCGATTTGGCAGGGCGAGGGTTAGTTGCTGTTGACACATTAAATAATATTGCTGCGCTTTTTAATCACGGAAAAGAAATTGCTGAGCAAAAGAAAAAAGCAGAAAAAGCGCGTGGCAATATGGCTGAGGTTGCGAGTGAATATTTGAAACATATTCCAGTCTGGACGGAAACGCAATTAGAGATAAATAAAGAAAATAAACAGGCTTTTGAGCAATTAACAATTAAAAATAAGACCTTGTTCAATGACGACTACGGCTCTGGGATTGAAGTGGTTTTTGAGTTTGATAAGAAAACCGCAGATACATCGATGGTTCGTCAAGGCATTGCAGAAATTGTTTCTTTCTTAGAGAAACAACCTGATGTTCATATCGTTATTGAAGGCCACACCTGTCAGGTCGGCACCAATCAATATAATATGAACTTATCGCAGCAACGGGCACAAAATGTTGCTGATCTATTCCCTAAAACACTTCAAGAAAAAATAACGGTGATTGCTTTTGGTGAAACTCAGCCATTAGTAGAGGCCACAGGGCGAGAAGTTTCATCAGATAATCTTAAATTAAAAGTAAACCGTAGAGTAAAGATAAAAGCTTACTTAAAGGTTCTTGATATTGTGTATGCACCAAGTAGAAGTGGAATGGGGGTGCTAGAACGTTCTCGTCTAATTACGCTAAATACAATGCAAAAAAAGGATGATGCAATATTAGCTGCCCAACTTGCGTTGTTAGAATCACTCGTAGGGGTTGCTTGTTTTATTCCTGTTATAGGGCCTGCAGCAAGAGGCATGTTATTAATAAAGGAAGGTTCTAATATTGTTCAATCTGGTTTAGGTTTCTTAGATGAAATGCTTTTTGATTATGCTTATGAAACCATTGTCAAAACAGAAGGGGCGAAAGACGATCTTGCTGATTTAGCCAAAATACAAATGGAATTATTAAGTCAGTTAAGACAGTGGGACAGTAAGTTAGAAACCAAGCTCACGAGTTATGAGAGCTTAACTGCGTATTTATCTAAAGATGAAACTAAAAATGAAATACTAAAGCGTTATCAATTACGAGCACTGGCTTTTAACGGATTGATGATGGTTTTGCTGTATGCTCATAGTGAAAACCAGA
The window above is part of the Aliivibrio fischeri ATCC 7744 = JCM 18803 = DSM 507 genome. Proteins encoded here:
- a CDS encoding OmpA family protein, with the protein product MMSNNKMLAKGVYLFSTQFGFNFDSNKKRIYKNWHSNPKIVTLGSDRKNNGVDNIRPVPLTPLIANIKELSERVEERETNGIWGTDKHGLIHALDTGVQAIAESGDFEYLQHKSVVNHLDDGEYSLCFPPLAILSRLAISKTSAIEIAKELYRYSSMIDKDKDNEVTFSLTEIGIEQLAKPFEPSSNGALSQEQKEYNQWHEEISKKGESLKGFLLPSQAICSVVFSSDVYTNARVTISRFIREDNQSIWKPIAEDIPVLAPKKGVVTLPSALINVNPESFEEGYYSIKVTFDPRNFENQIIPEYIQNSNIDKIKFGFLDGYQYELREYIRFDNYIPLGKMAIVCGDMISLEESLICQFPQYLSHLTAHLKGKATNTKALESPALTSLAVLTGANKVSMMLGMDLLADGLTPQLDNGPTAMVNNIAKLYWEEIKNKNLPTAMQATGEILFGLQSMGEGLGKLKELTALQAGSATYRAEFGASALFKSTIFDKEKYGKFTEYLAKANQEFKDGKYKAAVGRLSKTWLQGADLAGRGLVAVDTLNNIAALFNHGKEIAEQKKKAEKARGNMAEVASEYLKHIPVWTETQLEINKENKQAFEQLTIKNKTLFNDDYGSGIEVVFEFDKKTADTSMVRQGIAEIVSFLEKQPDVHIVIEGHTCQVGTNQYNMNLSQQRAQNVADLFPKTLQEKITVIAFGETQPLVEATGREVSSDNLKLKVNRRVKIKAYLKVLDIVYAPSRSGMGVLERSRLITLNTMQKKDDAILAAQLALLESLVGVACFIPVIGPAARGMLLIKEGSNIVQSGLGFLDEMLFDYAYETIVKTEGAKDDLADLAKIQMELLSQLRQWDSKLETKLTSYESLTAYLSKDETKNEILKRYQLRALAFNGLMMVLLYAHSENQKMQSGKNLNLTLDKYDIKGYIEKYLQNDSWSVNTIKSTDLGFDWINQCKQKQKQDIPLYYQTLPTPVPASNYLQYQAPQDKGTVSGKFSRAFPVQGLLYELPSENKTAMNLFEEFSTNFSPLQEGIELDEIALQRILVSDQDGKEWDEYSKWKKENQRVKINRLSPFHRLKIQVVLNDESKSVFPYEVGYQRVDGVNIDGPKFSVLFKPMTLSDFTYQDEKLKAVFGQEKALTAIEFEPFYYFGSQRIYGLKPIVSKQRVDSLYTLHWLGLHKVIKMKESAFEEYVSSGGFRYMRYELQLQKPNSKHHQAILFDENNHDEIHIGVHSENSHKVILEDSSSGSTQTLNFISEGRLLEIEEFTYSQTVGESVSINVIDKVLYQAVGVDYKNKCYLAKPKNEKQTISGFSWDKADELETLHILVCGESHKDEYETLKVDWKRVDAMVQLQTAGYVSEEEKTSYHYHQASNHTENSSSYTESYLNKNANVKKVGGPIYQSTLNYVGEICHNGAWNLSIDKESKEALTDKLSTFLNLSIHELNNSFSSLDKKKAYAVHVISFNLKYMTPTGINASGLRPFGDIVQSKDHLFNLNVTELKQLNTESGVSLDGKTLKLAMPTLNHSQLNDQTMPWMKPGAKGKQGVSGDIANEWDGLDEKQRILRIKKWIEKQPTAIELKSKQFL